The Opitutales bacterium region ACGGGGGGAGAAAGAGGACTTCGAAGGAAAGACGATCCAGAAGGTCAGCCTTGAACTTATCAGCTTTGACCAGAGCTGGTAAGTCTGCATTGGTGGCACCAATGATACGCACGTCGACCGTAATAGCTTGATTGGATCCCACACGTTCGAAGGTCCCATACTCGACCACGCGGAGGATCTTTTCTTGCACTGCCATGGGCACTTGGCCGATCTCGTCGAGAAAAAGCGTGCCGCCATGCGCCTCTTCGAATCTCCCTTTGCGCCGTTTGGTGGCTCCTGTGAAAGCACCAGCTTCATGACCAAAGAGTTCTGACTCGAGAATCGTTTCAGGCAAAGAGGCGCAGTTGAGCGTGATCATTGGACCGTCCCAGCGTTGTGACAGAAAATGGACGCGACTCGCTGCCAGTTCTTTACCGGTCCCCCGTTCGCCTATGAGTAGGACAGGCCGCTCTACAGGTGCGACCGTACTGAGCTGGTCCTGAAAGGCGAGAAAGGCATCGGATTCACCGATCGCTTCAGGGAGACGTTCTTGATTGAGTGACATATTTACTTAAAAAATAAAAATATTTTATAAAAGCTGTCGCCTAGATTTTATTTAAAATTTTTAAAATGTTGATAGGCAAAGACTAAAAAAGAATGAATAGTTACTTGGCATGCCTGATGTTGATGTCTTGGCCGTAACTTCAGAATAATTCAAACCAAACAAACACCATGGGAATTTTTTCAAGATTTAGAGACATCGTTTCGTCCAACATCAACAGCATGTTGGACCAGGCAGAAGATCCAGAAAAGCTCATCCGCCTTATGATTCGCGAGATGGAGGATACGCTCGTTGAGCTCAAGTCCTCGTGTGCACAAGCGTTGGCCAACCAGTCAAAAAACGACCGGATGCTCGCTGAGCTGGAAGAGCAATCCTCTCGCTGGACTAGTCGTGCCGAATTAGCGGCTGAGAAAGGTAAGACGGATTTGGCTCGTGAGGCATTGGTCGAGCGCAAAGGCATCAACCAGAAGATCACCGACCTCAATGACAACGGAGCCCATCTGGTCGGTATCGTGGGTCAGTATAAAAAAGACATCGAAGAGCTTGAGGAGAAAATCACTCAGGCGCGCAAGAAGCATGCGGTGCTTGTCCAGCGCCATCG contains the following coding sequences:
- the pspF gene encoding phage shock protein operon transcriptional activator, whose protein sequence is MSLNQERLPEAIGESDAFLAFQDQLSTVAPVERPVLLIGERGTGKELAASRVHFLSQRWDGPMITLNCASLPETILESELFGHEAGAFTGATKRRKGRFEEAHGGTLFLDEIGQVPMAVQEKILRVVEYGTFERVGSNQAITVDVRIIGATNADLPALVKADKFKADLLDRLSFEVLFLPPLRERGEDILVLAQHFAGRMADELGRDPWVRISPRAEKQLLTHPWPGNIRELKNTIERAVVHSTGEEITQIQTNPFANPWAAPPPTSDRSDSKTAILKDPTSFHWSLSDGDLKTHVDGLERHAIETALKAHRHKPTAAAEALGLNYHQLRNLIRKHNLKA
- a CDS encoding PspA/IM30 family protein is translated as MGIFSRFRDIVSSNINSMLDQAEDPEKLIRLMIREMEDTLVELKSSCAQALANQSKNDRMLAELEEQSSRWTSRAELAAEKGKTDLAREALVERKGINQKITDLNDNGAHLVGIVGQYKKDIEELEEKITQARKKHAVLVQRHRQATHRKKAQEEIRNYDAASAMAKFDDLEKRIERAEADADLVNIKPSSLDDAFSKLERDEELEKELDALMNKSGAKEDK